One genomic region from Leptolyngbyaceae cyanobacterium JSC-12 encodes:
- a CDS encoding methionine synthase II (cobalamin-independent) (IMG reference gene:2510093749~PFAM: Cobalamin-independent synthase, Catalytic domain) — MAPQTATLGYPRIGKNREVKKALETFWSSESDVETLLQTIRAVELAKQMVQQLKTGVAHLPSEQIWVNPDCGLKTRRWEEVIPALKNIVEAAEILREEVNASQT; from the coding sequence ATGGCTCCTCAAACTGCAACGCTGGGGTATCCCCGTATTGGTAAAAATCGTGAGGTGAAAAAGGCGTTAGAAACCTTTTGGAGCAGTGAATCTGATGTAGAAACTTTGCTGCAAACGATTCGAGCGGTTGAACTTGCGAAACAGATGGTGCAACAGCTTAAAACGGGAGTGGCGCATCTACCTAGTGAACAAATCTGGGTGAATCCCGATTGTGGTCTCAAGACACGACGCTGGGAGGAGGTCATTCCTGCCCTCAAAAACATAGTGGAGGCCGCAGAGATCCTACGGGAGGAAGTAAATGCGTCCCAGACATGA
- a CDS encoding hypothetical protein (IMG reference gene:2510093750) yields the protein MRPRHEVWQGCSDDWQNYFIQQNLLLLGYTAWDGYLRQGRGVLICKVADMIPASINWQVKRVQFTQRFIPQAQIGSDLEESGLQPSAIAPLLQAVATYDPTHEIVVLIQGNGTIDINLLQPKITPPRCHEQVKRRWAEFQLDCFQPPRRFYG from the coding sequence ATGCGTCCCAGACATGAAGTGTGGCAGGGATGCTCTGACGACTGGCAAAATTACTTTATCCAGCAGAATCTACTTTTGCTTGGATATACAGCCTGGGATGGTTATCTGCGCCAAGGGCGGGGTGTGCTGATCTGCAAAGTTGCAGATATGATTCCTGCATCGATCAATTGGCAAGTTAAGCGAGTTCAGTTTACGCAACGGTTCATCCCACAGGCGCAGATTGGCTCTGATTTAGAGGAATCTGGCCTACAACCATCAGCGATCGCCCCTTTGCTCCAAGCTGTTGCCACTTACGATCCTACCCACGAGATCGTCGTCCTGATTCAGGGCAATGGGACGATTGACATCAACCTTCTGCAACCCAAGATTACTCCACCTCGTTGCCATGAACAGGTCAAGCGGCGTTGGGCAGAGTTTCAACTAGACTGCTTCCAGCCACCCCGGAGGTTTTATGGATGA
- a CDS encoding hypothetical protein (IMG reference gene:2510093752) codes for MLKYYLQRTGQIPTSIHPFIKQPVLAQPQPLSLSQLLIQRWYRLCARLRSPLNPPYQNQ; via the coding sequence ATGCTCAAATATTATCTACAGCGCACCGGACAGATTCCCACCTCCATTCATCCCTTTATCAAGCAGCCAGTCCTTGCCCAGCCCCAACCCCTATCCTTATCCCAACTCCTGATCCAACGATGGTATCGATTGTGTGCCAGGCTGCGATCGCCCCTCAATCCCCCCTATCAAAACCAATAA
- a CDS encoding methylase involved in ubiquinone/menaquinone biosynthesis (IMG reference gene:2510093753~PFAM: Methyltransferase domain) translates to MMNIVLFTLAASLGLVLLGLILYLLFPRKYQSADSVANSYDDWTNDGILEFYWGEHIHLGHYGAPPRNKDFLKAKEDFVHEMVHWGELDRLPPGTTVLDVGCGIGGSSRILARDYGFHVTGITISPQQVRRAQELTPPDLSVQFQIDDALALSFPDASFDVVWSIEAGPHMPDKAQFARELLRVLKPGGILVVADWNQRDDRCTPLNFWEKLVMHQLLDQWSHPAFASIEGFAELLEATGWVEGTVITADWTAETLPSWLDSIWQGIVRPEGLIRFGLIGLIKSLREVPTFLLMRLAFGAGLCRFGMFRAVRANNSAQSIQSMSNQIAHTNSSIH, encoded by the coding sequence ATGATGAACATCGTCTTATTTACTCTTGCTGCTTCTCTGGGTTTAGTACTACTTGGACTAATTCTCTACCTACTCTTTCCCCGCAAGTATCAGTCTGCTGATTCTGTCGCTAATTCCTATGATGATTGGACAAACGACGGCATTTTGGAATTTTACTGGGGCGAACACATCCACCTGGGACACTATGGTGCTCCACCCCGCAACAAGGATTTTCTCAAAGCGAAGGAAGACTTTGTGCATGAAATGGTGCATTGGGGCGAACTCGATCGCCTTCCTCCCGGCACTACAGTTTTAGACGTGGGCTGTGGCATTGGCGGCAGCAGTCGCATTCTGGCACGGGATTATGGCTTCCATGTGACTGGCATTACCATCAGTCCGCAGCAAGTAAGACGCGCCCAAGAACTGACCCCACCGGATCTCAGTGTTCAGTTTCAGATTGATGATGCTTTGGCTTTGTCCTTTCCAGATGCCAGTTTTGATGTAGTCTGGTCGATCGAGGCAGGGCCGCACATGCCGGATAAAGCGCAGTTTGCCAGAGAACTATTGCGGGTTCTGAAACCAGGCGGAATTCTAGTGGTCGCCGATTGGAATCAACGGGACGATCGCTGTACCCCCTTAAATTTCTGGGAAAAATTAGTGATGCACCAACTTCTGGATCAGTGGTCTCATCCTGCTTTTGCCAGCATCGAAGGCTTTGCCGAACTTTTAGAGGCAACGGGATGGGTTGAGGGAACGGTCATAACAGCAGACTGGACAGCGGAAACCTTACCCTCTTGGCTCGACTCCATCTGGCAGGGAATCGTGCGTCCAGAAGGACTCATTCGATTTGGCTTGATCGGGTTGATTAAATCCTTGCGAGAAGTGCCCACATTCCTCCTAATGCGGTTGGCATTTGGAGCCGGTCTGTGCCGATTTGGTATGTTTCGGGCAGTCAGAGCAAATAATTCTGCACAATCTATCCAGTCAATGTCAAACCAGATTGCTCACACGAATTCATCCATTCATTAG
- a CDS encoding putative metal-binding protein (IMG reference gene:2510093754~PFAM: Protein of unknown function (DUF1636)), with protein sequence MAQDTLLVCILCRCSQTEEQQTSLSDGQSLFNRLQDGLKTIDNSHCIRLQSVRCMGACDRACVAAFMAANKLTFILSQLSPTDAVPDLLQFSHQYMDSSDGKVPYKDRPITIKQKIHAVLPPLPVRLDSHSHES encoded by the coding sequence ATGGCACAAGATACGCTACTCGTCTGTATTCTCTGTCGATGTTCACAAACTGAAGAACAACAAACAAGTTTAAGTGACGGACAATCTCTGTTTAATCGACTTCAAGATGGACTGAAAACTATTGATAACAGCCATTGCATCCGACTTCAATCTGTTCGCTGTATGGGTGCCTGCGATCGCGCCTGTGTAGCAGCATTTATGGCTGCCAACAAACTCACCTTTATCTTGAGTCAACTTTCCCCAACCGATGCTGTCCCTGATTTATTGCAATTCAGTCATCAATATATGGACTCCTCAGACGGCAAAGTCCCTTACAAAGACCGCCCCATCACCATCAAGCAAAAAATTCACGCAGTTTTACCCCCGTTACCAGTTCGCCTTGATAGCCATAGCCATGAGAGTTAA
- a CDS encoding cobalamin biosynthesis protein CobW (IMG reference gene:2510093755~PFAM: Cobalamin synthesis protein cobW C-terminal domain; CobW/HypB/UreG, nucleotide-binding domain~TIGRFAM: cobalamin biosynthesis protein CobW): MHKIPVTVVTGFLGAGKTTLVRHLLQNNQGRRIAVLVNEFGEVGIDGELLRSCRVCDEDEDPNNNILELANGCLCCTVQEEFLPTMRELLKRRDRLDCILIETSGLALPKPLVQAFRWPEIRTGATVDGVVTVVDCEALASGQFVGDLDALEAQRQADDSLEHETPIEELFEDQLACADMVLLTKVDRVDLQAQNRVQQWLRKELPDSVKIVPCKQGEISPDLLLGFNAAVEDNLDSRPSHHDTEEDHEHDEDITSIHVVLDQAFEPTALVNHLQTLVQHYEIYRIKGFVAVPNKGMRLVIQGVGNRFDTFYDRPWQPDEPRQTRLVFIGRSLQQTQISTSLSEKAENNRDFHPRDTEGTEKSLQVS; encoded by the coding sequence ATGCATAAAATTCCCGTAACCGTTGTGACTGGCTTTTTAGGAGCCGGAAAAACCACGCTCGTGCGTCATTTATTACAAAACAATCAGGGCCGTCGCATTGCCGTGCTAGTGAATGAGTTTGGTGAAGTAGGCATTGATGGTGAATTGCTGCGTTCATGCCGCGTTTGTGATGAGGATGAAGACCCGAATAATAATATTTTGGAACTGGCGAATGGCTGTTTGTGCTGCACCGTGCAGGAAGAATTTCTGCCGACAATGCGGGAGTTGTTAAAAAGACGCGATCGCCTCGATTGCATTTTGATTGAAACCTCTGGCTTAGCCCTGCCTAAACCCCTGGTACAGGCTTTTCGCTGGCCCGAAATTCGCACCGGGGCAACAGTGGATGGCGTAGTGACAGTCGTGGATTGCGAAGCCCTTGCCAGCGGGCAGTTTGTGGGTGACTTAGATGCCCTGGAAGCCCAACGACAGGCCGATGATAGCTTAGAGCACGAAACTCCGATTGAGGAACTGTTTGAGGATCAGTTAGCCTGTGCCGATATGGTGTTATTAACAAAGGTCGATCGCGTTGATTTACAAGCTCAAAATCGAGTGCAGCAATGGTTGCGAAAAGAACTTCCAGATAGTGTAAAGATTGTGCCCTGCAAACAGGGAGAAATCAGTCCCGATCTTTTGCTGGGATTCAATGCCGCCGTTGAAGATAATCTGGATTCTCGCCCCAGTCATCATGACACAGAAGAAGACCATGAACACGATGAAGATATTACTTCGATTCATGTGGTACTAGATCAGGCATTTGAACCGACAGCATTGGTGAATCATTTGCAGACGCTAGTTCAACACTATGAAATCTATCGGATCAAAGGTTTTGTAGCTGTGCCTAATAAGGGAATGCGGTTAGTCATTCAAGGAGTAGGCAATCGGTTTGATACCTTTTACGATCGCCCCTGGCAACCCGATGAACCTCGTCAAACTCGATTAGTCTTCATCGGGCGATCGCTTCAGCAAACCCAGATTTCTACAAGCCTTTCAGAAAAAGCGGAGAATAACCGGGATTTTCACCCCAGAGACACGGAGGGGACGGAGAAATCGCTTCAGGTTTCTTGA
- a CDS encoding hypothetical protein (IMG reference gene:2510093756~PFAM: Protein of unknown function (DUF820)), with protein MVLQQPAHSMPFPPLESGDRLTRAEFERRYEATPEKFKAELIEGVVYVASPVRVFHGTPHAALVGWLAAYWAATPGVSAADNTTIRLDLDNEPQPDALLRIEVGGTSTVSEDGYIEGAPELVAEIATSSASIDLGAKQNAYRRNRVQEYLVWQTFENRFSWFRLQAEAFVLVAPDADGMIRSTVFPGLWLNVSALLEGRMMEVLNGMQAGIADPAHQAFVQELARR; from the coding sequence ATGGTGTTGCAGCAGCCTGCCCATTCAATGCCATTTCCACCCTTAGAAAGTGGCGATCGCCTGACTCGCGCTGAGTTTGAGCGCCGCTATGAGGCGACCCCGGAAAAATTCAAAGCGGAATTAATTGAAGGAGTGGTTTACGTGGCATCACCGGTTCGAGTCTTTCACGGTACGCCCCATGCAGCCTTAGTCGGTTGGTTAGCAGCTTATTGGGCAGCAACCCCTGGAGTCAGTGCTGCCGATAACACCACAATCCGGTTAGATTTAGACAACGAACCTCAACCAGATGCACTACTGCGGATTGAAGTGGGAGGCACCTCGACCGTTAGCGAGGATGGCTACATTGAAGGAGCACCAGAACTGGTCGCAGAAATTGCTACCAGCAGCGCCTCGATTGACCTGGGAGCCAAGCAAAATGCTTATCGCCGCAATCGGGTACAGGAATATCTGGTGTGGCAAACCTTTGAGAATCGCTTCAGTTGGTTCCGGTTGCAGGCGGAGGCGTTTGTCTTAGTTGCACCGGATGCGGATGGCATGATTCGCAGCACCGTGTTTCCAGGGTTGTGGCTGAATGTATCAGCCCTATTAGAGGGCCGGATGATGGAGGTGCTGAATGGGATGCAGGCCGGGATTGCTGACCCAGCTCATCAGGCGTTTGTGCAGGAGTTGGCGAGGCGATAG
- a CDS encoding outer membrane cobalamin receptor protein (IMG reference gene:2510093758~PFAM: TonB-dependent Receptor Plug Domain; TonB dependent receptor), whose translation MGYQYSVVAFGCLVAGGFIVSPLAALAVPSAADLLPLGETVITAQEQASPSPSPDSMPAQSDEMDADEEELIIIERILRQPVSTPGRGEATLRDSTRPTYVINREEMEQRGARTVREALRFLPGILGDGTVGSQVNSLSGQFIRGSNTGQVLILLDGRPVNNLGSGGFDLSEFTTDGVERIEVLPGGGSTLYGSDAIGGIINIITRRAGQKPFNARVSSSFGSYGYDDQTLQIDGTVDPVRYFLSYNRIQADYNFPFSIPEAGFRGTQKNGDTLYNNLNARLEFKLSDRATLSFNTLYLPKEQGVPGGVPIPFPVFGQGFFNSLTDNNRKYTDQVLSDVTLQAQLGAGNDSLLTARLYLDFLNTRFDNRTAFADTLSVVGGAPVLRRTRQTQQRFQTKQRSLGIQVQHNWKLAANQTLIYGFDYRSTNVENLTQNLVTDVVRINYDDRINQGAVFAQYVIDIVPQFTVTAGLRQDFSSLSNGSALSPSVGAKLLLGDSTTLRANYIRNFRTPTLANLFNANPTNIGNPDLKPERGNSFDVGIDQKIGDFALLRLTYYNNTISDLIAFKRIAPPVNGISGTWQNLGKVRSQGLEAALNMQIVPNVYALVGYTLNDPKILESVNPNEEGRELRFAGADKLNLGLWYENRFGWYAGLLMNSLSSYPTDNLNSEFLPGYTTFDLRLRVPVTPKLTVNFGIENIFNQRYQVFAGFPDAGRIFQGGIRYEF comes from the coding sequence ATGGGGTATCAGTATTCGGTTGTTGCCTTCGGATGCTTAGTAGCGGGAGGATTCATCGTCAGTCCACTTGCGGCTCTGGCTGTACCTTCTGCGGCGGATTTGCTGCCCTTGGGAGAAACAGTCATCACTGCCCAGGAGCAAGCCAGCCCTTCCCCCAGCCCCGATTCCATGCCTGCTCAGTCGGATGAGATGGATGCAGATGAAGAGGAGTTGATCATCATCGAGCGGATTCTCCGACAACCTGTGTCTACGCCAGGACGGGGAGAAGCGACGTTACGAGATTCCACCCGCCCCACCTATGTGATCAATCGGGAAGAAATGGAGCAACGGGGAGCCAGAACTGTGCGGGAAGCCCTGCGGTTTTTGCCAGGAATCTTGGGCGATGGCACCGTGGGCAGCCAGGTTAACTCTCTTAGTGGACAGTTTATTCGCGGCTCAAATACAGGGCAGGTGTTGATTTTGCTGGATGGTCGTCCGGTGAATAACCTGGGAAGCGGCGGATTTGATTTATCGGAATTCACCACCGATGGGGTTGAGCGGATCGAGGTGTTGCCGGGGGGTGGTTCAACCTTATATGGGTCAGATGCGATCGGGGGGATTATCAATATCATTACCCGCCGAGCCGGGCAGAAGCCATTCAACGCTCGTGTCAGCAGTAGTTTTGGTAGCTATGGCTATGATGATCAAACGTTGCAAATTGACGGCACGGTTGATCCGGTGCGCTATTTCCTCAGCTACAACCGCATCCAGGCGGACTATAACTTTCCCTTTTCGATTCCCGAAGCAGGATTTCGAGGCACCCAGAAGAACGGCGATACGCTCTATAACAACCTGAATGCACGGCTGGAATTTAAGCTGAGCGATCGCGCCACCCTCAGCTTCAACACCCTCTACTTACCCAAAGAGCAGGGGGTTCCGGGCGGTGTGCCAATTCCTTTTCCTGTCTTTGGGCAGGGTTTCTTCAACTCCCTCACAGACAACAATCGCAAGTACACCGACCAAGTCTTGAGTGATGTCACATTGCAAGCCCAGTTGGGAGCAGGCAATGATTCTTTACTCACCGCCAGACTGTATTTAGACTTTCTCAATACTCGCTTTGATAATCGCACCGCCTTTGCCGATACGCTCTCGGTGGTGGGTGGCGCTCCGGTCTTACGGCGCACCCGCCAGACTCAACAGCGGTTTCAAACTAAGCAGCGATCGCTGGGCATCCAGGTGCAACACAACTGGAAACTGGCTGCCAATCAAACTCTAATCTATGGCTTTGACTATCGCAGTACCAATGTCGAAAACCTGACCCAAAATCTAGTGACGGATGTGGTGCGGATTAACTACGACGATCGCATTAATCAGGGAGCGGTGTTTGCCCAATATGTCATTGACATCGTGCCCCAATTTACCGTGACCGCAGGACTGCGCCAGGATTTCAGCAGCCTGAGCAACGGTTCCGCCCTGTCCCCCTCTGTGGGAGCCAAGTTATTGTTAGGTGATTCAACGACGTTACGTGCCAACTATATTCGCAACTTCCGCACCCCCACATTGGCAAACCTGTTCAATGCCAATCCCACTAATATCGGCAATCCCGACCTCAAGCCAGAACGAGGCAATAGCTTCGATGTCGGCATTGATCAAAAAATTGGGGATTTTGCCCTACTGCGGTTGACTTATTACAACAACACCATCTCCGATCTGATTGCCTTCAAACGAATTGCTCCCCCCGTCAATGGCATTTCTGGCACCTGGCAAAACCTGGGCAAAGTCCGCAGCCAGGGACTTGAAGCAGCATTGAATATGCAAATTGTGCCCAATGTTTATGCGCTGGTGGGCTATACCCTCAACGATCCAAAGATCCTGGAAAGCGTGAATCCTAACGAAGAGGGACGGGAGTTACGCTTTGCCGGAGCCGATAAACTAAACCTGGGGTTGTGGTACGAGAATCGCTTTGGTTGGTACGCTGGGCTGTTGATGAATTCCTTAAGTAGCTATCCAACGGATAACCTCAACAGTGAGTTTCTTCCTGGTTACACCACCTTTGATTTACGCCTGCGTGTACCTGTGACTCCCAAACTCACTGTTAACTTTGGGATTGAAAATATTTTCAATCAACGTTATCAAGTGTTTGCAGGATTTCCAGATGCAGGACGGATTTTTCAGGGAGGTATTCGGTATGAATTTTAA
- a CDS encoding ferredoxin (IMG reference gene:2510093759) translates to MNLFNRQVTPLQHRIEEPLPNGGRIEYEDIPAHINVLGPLLYSLFHDHWQEVGLGHVVDGSVLELEFTQAPKIIRLYDGYLTVVAQGWHMHLCLEENQGGPNAATPDELRRKRLVSRAALYRRFNPRGQARSWGIQFWNGAGERMMNVFLPNPFVGNNEDLLPENKPDRTKLKLYEQLREIYVLGNELIPYDMNPLKRPFISVCRSSRCNPSLNWQPIYEALQSAVAESELEVDVIHSGCLEVCKLGPVVFYSGDKTWYTRVTPELAQEIVREHVCEGRKIKPHLYPTVKES, encoded by the coding sequence ATGAATTTATTCAATCGTCAGGTAACGCCCCTCCAACATAGGATTGAAGAACCCTTACCCAACGGGGGACGGATTGAGTACGAAGACATTCCAGCCCACATCAATGTCCTTGGACCTTTACTGTATTCCCTGTTTCATGACCACTGGCAGGAGGTTGGTTTAGGGCATGTGGTCGATGGCAGTGTGTTGGAGTTGGAGTTTACCCAGGCACCCAAAATTATTCGATTGTACGATGGGTATCTTACTGTCGTTGCCCAGGGCTGGCATATGCATTTATGCCTTGAGGAAAATCAGGGCGGCCCAAACGCAGCAACCCCAGATGAACTGCGACGGAAACGGTTAGTGAGTCGGGCAGCGCTTTATCGACGGTTTAACCCACGGGGACAAGCTCGCAGTTGGGGCATCCAGTTTTGGAATGGGGCAGGAGAGCGGATGATGAATGTGTTTTTACCGAATCCGTTTGTGGGTAATAATGAAGATCTGTTGCCGGAGAATAAGCCCGATCGCACAAAGCTTAAACTCTATGAGCAGTTGCGTGAAATTTATGTCTTGGGAAATGAGCTGATTCCCTATGACATGAACCCACTCAAGCGCCCGTTTATTTCGGTTTGTCGCTCTAGTCGATGCAACCCCTCGCTGAATTGGCAACCAATTTATGAGGCATTACAGAGTGCTGTAGCGGAGTCTGAGTTAGAAGTGGATGTGATTCACTCTGGTTGTTTAGAGGTGTGTAAATTGGGACCTGTTGTCTTTTATTCTGGAGACAAAACCTGGTATACCCGTGTCACCCCTGAACTGGCTCAGGAGATAGTGCGTGAGCATGTTTGCGAAGGACGTAAAATCAAACCTCATTTGTATCCAACAGTGAAAGAGTCGTGA
- a CDS encoding ABC-type Fe3+-hydroxamate transport system, periplasmic component (IMG reference gene:2510093760~PFAM: Periplasmic binding protein), which yields MIKQWSLVWLILGSAIALSSCAIAPPQETISSRPECIENYQPEVDYFPNKIRITDAQGFTVDYHKHYKVVSVNRPWKESKAQFQYVLVQCGTPTPEGFKPEQIVQVPVRSVISLSTTHFVPLQRLGVLDRLIGISNFKDVTTPAVLEKIQKTQLTEVGNAGSLKLEKILELSPDLVTTYGTGNPQTDTHPKLLEAGVKVAIVAEYMESTPLGQAEWMKFLALFFNREAEAEKSFAEIRQRYQAIAAKTKTVKRRPTVFSGFDRKGTWYAPGGDSYVAKFLADAGANYLWSDDRSPGSLQLTFEQVYDRAAQAQYWIVNAHSVKTRSDLLAADPRYQGFAALQANNVFSPTAKVNAQGGNDYWQSGIANPDIILADLVKIFHPELVPGHQFVYYRQLPQ from the coding sequence GTGATCAAGCAATGGAGTCTTGTTTGGTTGATTTTGGGAAGTGCGATCGCCCTTTCTTCCTGTGCGATCGCGCCTCCTCAAGAGACCATTAGTTCTCGTCCAGAGTGCATCGAAAATTACCAACCAGAAGTCGATTATTTTCCCAATAAAATACGCATTACAGATGCTCAGGGGTTTACCGTTGACTACCACAAGCATTACAAAGTTGTATCGGTAAATCGACCCTGGAAAGAGTCCAAAGCTCAGTTCCAATATGTCCTAGTACAGTGTGGTACGCCTACTCCTGAAGGATTTAAACCAGAACAAATTGTGCAAGTTCCGGTGCGATCGGTGATTTCGCTATCCACAACTCACTTTGTACCCTTGCAACGGCTGGGAGTTCTCGATCGCCTGATTGGCATTAGCAACTTCAAAGATGTCACCACACCAGCGGTGCTTGAAAAAATCCAAAAGACTCAACTCACAGAAGTAGGAAATGCGGGGAGTTTGAAGTTAGAAAAGATTTTGGAATTATCGCCTGATTTGGTGACGACCTATGGCACTGGCAATCCCCAAACAGATACCCATCCCAAGCTATTAGAGGCAGGGGTTAAGGTTGCGATCGTGGCCGAGTATATGGAGTCTACACCGCTGGGACAGGCAGAGTGGATGAAATTTTTAGCCCTCTTCTTCAATCGGGAAGCAGAAGCGGAAAAGAGTTTTGCGGAAATTCGGCAACGCTATCAGGCGATCGCGGCCAAAACGAAAACAGTCAAACGCCGCCCGACCGTGTTTTCAGGCTTCGATCGCAAGGGCACTTGGTACGCACCGGGGGGCGATAGCTATGTCGCCAAGTTCCTAGCAGATGCGGGGGCAAATTACCTTTGGTCAGACGATCGCAGCCCTGGTAGTTTGCAACTCACCTTTGAGCAAGTGTACGATCGCGCGGCACAGGCGCAATATTGGATTGTCAACGCCCATAGTGTTAAAACGCGCTCCGATTTGTTAGCGGCTGATCCGCGCTATCAGGGGTTTGCCGCCTTGCAAGCGAATAATGTGTTTAGTCCTACGGCAAAGGTGAATGCTCAGGGCGGGAACGATTACTGGCAGAGTGGTATCGCCAATCCAGACATTATCCTCGCTGATCTGGTGAAAATCTTCCATCCAGAGTTGGTGCCCGGTCATCAATTTGTTTACTATCGGCAACTTCCCCAATGA
- a CDS encoding ABC-type Fe3+-siderophore transport system, permease component (IMG reference gene:2510093761~PFAM: FecCD transport family) encodes MTYSRWKWHHPLPRTVWLGVLLAGVGLIFVLSLAIGSVSIPLPDVLTILLGGTPTKPGWRNIIWQFRLPRSLTAMLAGAALAISGLQLQTLFCNPLAGPFVLGISSGASLGVAIVVLASQQLGLFYGDLGIITAACIGAASVALLVIVVARLVQSAIALLVLGLMFGYATGAMVNILLQLSSAQQVQQFVIWTFGSFGGVTWVQLPLLATGVGIGGAIALISTAALNVMLLGEVQAQSLGVNLARLRLLVLLSSSLLAGIVTAFCGPIAFLGVAVPHLCRGMLRTADLRWLLPGVVIVGAGLALVADLLSQILVRSSVLPLNSVTALIGTPILIWVILRK; translated from the coding sequence GTGACATACTCCCGATGGAAATGGCATCATCCCTTACCCCGCACCGTTTGGCTCGGAGTTTTGCTGGCTGGGGTCGGGTTGATCTTTGTCCTCAGTTTAGCGATCGGCTCTGTCTCCATTCCCCTCCCCGATGTCCTGACCATCCTTCTGGGCGGCACCCCCACCAAACCTGGATGGCGCAATATCATCTGGCAATTTCGGTTGCCCCGATCCCTGACGGCAATGCTGGCGGGGGCTGCTTTAGCGATCAGTGGCTTGCAACTACAAACGCTGTTCTGCAATCCCTTAGCGGGACCGTTTGTGCTGGGGATTAGTTCCGGTGCCAGTTTGGGGGTGGCGATCGTTGTGCTGGCATCCCAGCAACTGGGACTATTCTATGGTGATCTGGGAATTATCACCGCGGCCTGTATTGGAGCCGCCAGTGTGGCACTGTTGGTGATTGTGGTTGCCCGTCTCGTGCAAAGCGCGATCGCATTGCTGGTATTGGGTTTGATGTTTGGCTATGCCACGGGTGCGATGGTGAATATCCTGCTCCAACTCAGTTCTGCCCAACAGGTGCAACAGTTTGTCATCTGGACCTTTGGCAGTTTTGGCGGAGTCACCTGGGTGCAATTGCCCCTCTTGGCGACGGGCGTTGGCATCGGTGGGGCGATCGCCCTGATCAGTACCGCTGCCTTAAATGTCATGTTGTTGGGTGAAGTACAGGCACAATCATTAGGCGTAAACCTGGCACGGCTACGATTGCTAGTGTTGCTCAGTTCGTCCCTTTTGGCAGGCATTGTCACCGCATTTTGTGGACCGATCGCCTTCTTGGGCGTTGCTGTACCACACTTGTGCCGGGGAATGTTGCGAACGGCTGATTTGCGCTGGCTATTACCGGGTGTGGTCATTGTTGGAGCGGGGCTGGCACTCGTGGCTGATTTACTGTCTCAAATTCTGGTGCGATCGTCAGTGTTACCGCTCAATTCAGTCACAGCATTGATTGGAACTCCCATCCTGATTTGGGTCATCCTTCGCAAATAA